From a region of the Campylobacter showae genome:
- a CDS encoding bifunctional aconitate hydratase 2/2-methylisocitrate dehydratase, whose product MDFFTEYEKHVKEREALGVPPLPLNEEQIRKVCELLKLESANEREYLGLLSGRVPPMELGGEGEAIIAAKLDENQKRVKRLVNLLANRVNPGVDDAAKVKAEFLNEIINRGLEISGLDKIAAVNLLRPMLGGYSVIVLLESLKNADEALAQAACNALKETIFVHDYFNDVAELAKSNKFALEVLRSWAEAEWFKARENLPRRIRAVIFKVAGETNTDDLSPASEAYTRSDIPLHANAMLVKRQPGSLEMINELKKSGLEVVYAGDVVGTGSSRKSGINSIQWHLGREIEGVPNKKTGGIVIGTAIAPIFFNTAEDSGALPIVADVSALEMGDVIDIYPYAGEIFRVGRVNLSAEGKFDAIQIYGEAKFGNLNENEKPKGEPVARFTLAPNTIFDEIRAGGRIPLIIGRSLCGKARAALNLGAEDIFARPAQPQTDESEGYTLAQKIVGRACGVQGIRAGQYCEPATLTVGSQDTTGPMTRDEIKELASLGFSADFVLQSFCHTAAYPKPSDLETQRTLPKFMSSRGGVSLRPGDGVIHSWLNRMVLPDSVGTGGDSHTRFPIGVSFPAGSGLVAFAAVSGAMPLNMPGSVLVRFNGRLQKGVTLRDLVNAIPYYAIKRGLLTVEKKGKKNVFAGKILEIEGLENLKVEQAFELSDASAERSAAACAVNLSIESACEYVRSNVALIEAMIEAGYESRASLERRAAKMREWLATPELLRADKNARYAEVIEINLDEIQEPILACPNDPDDVATLSEILADSSRPHKIDEVFVGSCMTNIGHYRALGEALRGLGMLPTRLWIAPPTKMDQRLLEAEGYYDIFRAVGARTEVPGCSLCMGNQARVNDGATVFSTSTRNFDNRMGMGARVYLGSAELAAVCAVLGRLPSVSEYMNIVPEKLAGKEAQIYRYLNFNEIENFKI is encoded by the coding sequence ATGGACTTTTTTACCGAATACGAAAAACACGTAAAAGAGCGCGAGGCCCTAGGCGTGCCGCCGCTACCGCTAAACGAGGAGCAGATCAGAAAAGTCTGCGAGCTTTTAAAGCTCGAAAGTGCGAACGAGAGGGAGTATCTAGGCTTACTTTCGGGACGCGTGCCACCGATGGAGCTGGGCGGTGAAGGCGAAGCGATTATCGCCGCAAAGCTAGATGAAAATCAAAAGAGGGTAAAGCGGCTTGTAAATTTACTCGCAAATCGCGTAAATCCTGGCGTAGACGACGCGGCGAAGGTAAAGGCGGAGTTTTTAAACGAGATTATAAATCGCGGGCTTGAGATAAGCGGCCTTGACAAAATCGCCGCCGTAAATTTGCTGCGACCGATGCTTGGCGGATACAGCGTTATAGTGCTGCTTGAAAGCCTAAAAAACGCCGACGAGGCCTTAGCGCAAGCCGCCTGTAACGCGCTAAAAGAGACGATTTTCGTGCATGATTATTTTAACGACGTAGCAGAGCTTGCAAAAAGCAATAAATTTGCGCTAGAAGTGCTGCGCTCGTGGGCGGAAGCGGAGTGGTTTAAGGCGCGAGAGAACCTGCCTAGGCGTATTAGAGCGGTGATCTTTAAGGTTGCAGGTGAAACCAACACCGACGATCTAAGCCCGGCTAGCGAGGCCTACACGCGTTCCGATATCCCGCTGCACGCAAACGCGATGCTAGTTAAGCGTCAGCCGGGCAGCCTAGAAATGATCAATGAGCTTAAAAAAAGCGGGCTCGAGGTGGTCTACGCGGGCGACGTCGTGGGCACGGGCAGTAGCCGAAAGAGCGGCATAAACTCCATCCAGTGGCACCTCGGGCGCGAGATAGAGGGCGTACCGAACAAAAAAACGGGCGGCATCGTGATAGGAACGGCGATCGCGCCGATATTTTTCAATACCGCCGAGGATAGCGGCGCGCTACCTATAGTAGCCGATGTGAGCGCGCTAGAAATGGGCGACGTCATCGATATCTACCCGTACGCGGGCGAGATTTTTCGCGTCGGGCGGGTAAATTTGAGCGCCGAGGGCAAATTTGACGCGATTCAAATTTACGGCGAAGCTAAATTTGGAAATTTAAATGAAAACGAAAAACCCAAAGGCGAGCCGGTCGCTCGTTTTACGCTTGCGCCAAACACGATATTTGACGAGATCAGAGCAGGCGGGCGCATACCGCTCATTATAGGCCGTTCGCTTTGCGGCAAGGCTAGGGCGGCGCTAAATTTGGGCGCGGAGGATATATTTGCTAGGCCCGCGCAGCCGCAAACGGACGAGAGTGAGGGCTACACGCTAGCTCAAAAGATCGTGGGTAGAGCTTGCGGCGTGCAGGGTATCAGAGCCGGGCAATACTGCGAACCGGCGACTCTCACCGTAGGCTCGCAGGATACCACCGGACCGATGACGCGCGACGAGATCAAAGAGCTTGCTAGTCTTGGGTTTTCAGCTGATTTCGTGTTGCAGAGCTTTTGTCACACGGCGGCCTATCCAAAACCTAGCGACCTCGAGACGCAAAGGACGCTGCCTAAATTTATGAGCTCGCGCGGCGGAGTCAGCCTAAGGCCTGGCGACGGCGTCATACACTCGTGGCTAAACCGCATGGTGCTTCCCGATAGCGTGGGCACTGGCGGCGACAGCCATACGCGGTTTCCTATCGGCGTGAGCTTTCCTGCGGGTAGCGGGCTGGTGGCGTTTGCGGCGGTATCTGGGGCTATGCCGCTAAATATGCCAGGCTCCGTGCTCGTGCGATTTAACGGGCGACTGCAAAAAGGCGTGACGCTGCGCGATCTGGTAAATGCGATCCCGTACTACGCGATCAAGCGCGGGTTGCTCACGGTCGAAAAGAAAGGCAAGAAAAACGTATTTGCGGGTAAAATTTTAGAAATCGAGGGGCTGGAAAATCTAAAAGTCGAGCAGGCCTTTGAACTAAGCGACGCCTCGGCCGAGCGCTCTGCGGCGGCCTGCGCGGTAAATTTGAGCATCGAGAGCGCCTGCGAATACGTCCGCTCAAACGTCGCTCTCATCGAGGCGATGATAGAGGCTGGGTATGAGAGCAGGGCTAGCCTGGAGCGCCGCGCGGCGAAAATGCGCGAGTGGCTGGCGACGCCCGAGCTGCTGCGAGCCGACAAAAACGCGCGCTACGCCGAGGTGATCGAGATAAATTTGGACGAGATACAAGAACCCATCCTAGCCTGCCCGAACGATCCCGACGACGTCGCGACTCTGAGCGAAATTTTAGCCGATAGCTCGCGTCCGCATAAGATAGACGAGGTGTTTGTGGGTAGCTGCATGACGAATATCGGCCACTACCGAGCGCTCGGCGAAGCTCTGCGTGGGCTTGGGATGCTGCCCACTCGCCTTTGGATCGCGCCGCCAACAAAGATGGATCAGCGGCTGCTGGAGGCAGAGGGCTACTATGATATCTTTCGTGCAGTGGGTGCTCGCACGGAGGTGCCTGGCTGCTCGCTTTGCATGGGCAACCAAGCCCGCGTAAACGACGGAGCGACCGTGTTTTCGACCTCGACGCGAAACTTTGATAATCGTATGGGTATGGGCGCGCGCGTATATCTTGGTAGCGCCGAGCTGGCCGCCGTTTGCGCCGTGCTAGGCAGGCTACCTAGCGTGAGCGAATACATGAATATCGTGCCAGAAAAACTTGCAGGCAAAGAGGCGCAAATCTACCGATACCTAAATTTTAACGAGATAGAAAATTTTAAAATTTAG
- a CDS encoding trimeric intracellular cation channel family protein translates to MTALLVAEYIGIASAATSGFIFAVKRDCDWLGIFIAALLTALGGGFMRDAIVSRPPYSFTHYAPCIIVMAMLFLSAFLRLHKRSDIEKKFLFVTTDAVDLVSFSIVGAIVALQFGYNVFGVVLLALCNGVGGGMIRDVLFNEIPWCLKTGLYATVSIVVGLIYFAMDYAGFTSVFWVMGLFAFGVVFRLAAYYLGWHLPTLQK, encoded by the coding sequence ATGACTGCGCTCCTCGTCGCCGAATACATCGGCATCGCCTCGGCAGCCACGAGCGGATTTATCTTTGCGGTTAAGCGCGACTGCGACTGGCTGGGTATCTTTATAGCCGCGCTTCTGACCGCGCTTGGAGGCGGATTTATGCGCGACGCTATCGTCTCGCGCCCGCCGTATTCGTTCACGCACTACGCTCCGTGCATCATCGTGATGGCGATGCTCTTTCTCTCGGCTTTTTTACGCCTGCACAAGCGAAGCGACATCGAGAAAAAATTCCTTTTCGTCACCACCGACGCCGTGGATCTGGTGAGCTTTTCTATCGTCGGAGCGATCGTGGCGCTACAGTTTGGCTACAATGTCTTTGGCGTAGTGCTACTCGCACTTTGCAACGGCGTGGGCGGAGGCATGATACGCGACGTGCTTTTTAACGAGATCCCTTGGTGTCTTAAAACCGGGCTTTACGCGACGGTTAGCATTGTCGTGGGGCTGATTTATTTTGCGATGGATTATGCGGGATTTACGAGCGTGTTTTGGGTGATGGGGCTTTTTGCGTTTGGCGTCGTGTTTAGGCTTGCGGCGTATTATCTGGGCTGGCATCTGCCGACATTGCAGAAGTAA
- the acpS gene encoding holo-ACP synthase, whose amino-acid sequence MIGIDIVAISRISRLKERRGEDFLRYFLSDDEINIAKTDATIAGFFAAKEAISKALGCGISAEFSFFDAQIYKDEKNAPKVKLSEKIIKNFNLKDAQITISHDGGFAIAAAILQKAD is encoded by the coding sequence ATGATCGGCATAGATATCGTAGCGATCTCGCGAATCTCAAGGCTTAAAGAGCGGCGAGGCGAGGATTTTTTGAGATATTTTTTAAGTGACGACGAGATAAATATCGCAAAAACGGACGCTACGATAGCTGGATTTTTCGCAGCTAAAGAGGCTATCAGCAAGGCTCTTGGTTGCGGGATCTCGGCTGAGTTTTCGTTCTTTGACGCTCAAATTTATAAAGACGAGAAAAACGCCCCCAAAGTAAAGCTCTCAGAAAAAATCATCAAAAACTTTAACCTAAAAGACGCGCAAATCACCATAAGTCACGACGGCGGCTTTGCGATAGCCGCGGCGATACTGCAAAAAGCGGATTAG
- the fliL gene encoding flagellar basal body-associated protein FliL, with protein MAEEISENQGKKGNGLVIIIIIVILLLLLVVGGLLAFLLMGGNEENAQAQTAQVQTEQVQAAAPKNTAGKRSNDYVNMGPVYPLDQFIVNLLSESGSRYLKTKVDLELSADTLTPEIDKKKPLIRDIVVSTLSSKTYEEVSTQKGKNRLKDEIVDRLNEVLADGHIKNIYFTDFVVQ; from the coding sequence ATGGCTGAAGAAATTTCAGAAAATCAAGGCAAAAAGGGAAACGGGCTGGTTATCATCATCATCATTGTTATTTTACTGCTTCTTTTGGTAGTCGGCGGACTTTTGGCGTTCCTACTAATGGGCGGCAATGAAGAGAATGCGCAAGCGCAAACGGCACAGGTTCAAACCGAGCAAGTCCAAGCCGCAGCACCTAAAAATACGGCAGGCAAGCGATCAAACGACTATGTAAATATGGGCCCGGTTTATCCGCTCGATCAGTTTATTGTAAATTTGCTTAGCGAAAGCGGCTCGAGATACCTAAAAACGAAAGTTGATCTAGAGCTTAGCGCCGATACGTTAACGCCGGAAATCGACAAGAAAAAACCGCTAATAAGGGATATCGTCGTTTCTACACTATCATCTAAAACGTATGAAGAGGTAAGCACCCAAAAAGGTAAAAACCGCCTAAAAGACGAGATAGTCGACCGCCTAAACGAGGTTTTGGCCGACGGGCATATAAAAAATATCTACTTTACCGACTTTGTGGTGCAATGA
- the ybaK gene encoding Cys-tRNA(Pro) deacylase yields the protein MVHKTNAARFLDGKHIPYELVEYEADESDLSAIHVAAVCGEQIEKIYKTIVCECEPKGYVVACIQGDLSLNLKALARLSGHKKCELLNLRELEKVTGYIRGGCSPIAMKKAFETFFDERILKQDYVYVSAGVRGKQIKIAPQSLMEAINAKIGDVAV from the coding sequence ATGGTACATAAAACAAATGCCGCGAGGTTTTTAGACGGTAAACATATCCCCTATGAGCTAGTTGAATACGAAGCGGATGAGAGCGATCTGAGCGCCATTCACGTAGCTGCCGTTTGCGGCGAGCAAATAGAAAAAATCTACAAAACCATCGTCTGCGAATGCGAGCCAAAAGGCTACGTTGTGGCGTGCATACAAGGTGATTTGAGCTTAAATTTAAAGGCTCTGGCTAGACTTAGCGGGCATAAAAAATGCGAGCTTTTAAACTTAAGAGAACTTGAAAAAGTGACGGGCTATATCAGGGGCGGCTGCTCGCCGATAGCGATGAAAAAGGCGTTCGAGACGTTTTTTGATGAGAGGATTTTAAAGCAAGATTACGTCTATGTAAGTGCCGGGGTGCGTGGAAAACAGATCAAAATCGCACCGCAAAGCTTGATGGAAGCCATCAACGCAAAGATTGGAGACGTCGCCGTTTAG
- a CDS encoding phosphomannomutase/phosphoglucomutase yields MIDEIFREYDIRGIYERDLNETSVKAIGLNLGREMLRRGAKNVSVGFDARLSAGEVFGWLVSGLNLTGIKVYDIGLLPTPVGYFSVFSDKFDANIMITGSHNPKEYNGFKITIFKDSYFGEDLQKLKTAVLADITAKTQIPNDLRAEKFDIATPYKNFLIEQFGHLKNLPLKIVIDCANGAVGAVLPEICEALNLNAQILYPQPDGNFPNHHPDPSEEKNLSDLKAALKGEFDIGFGFDGDGDRIAVLTKKRNIKGDELAYLYSLAMKNPRVLGEVKCSQNMYDEIDAHGGKSFMGKTGHSNIKKAMKELNIDMAAEVSGHIFFKERYFGFDDATYAMFRALELVAKGFNLDGELDKLPKVFSTDEIKVKTTDAQKFKLVAKLKEVLVEIYENGDAQKLLAGLGKIAEIIDIDGVRVRFEDGSWALVRASNTTPVIVTRFETKDQNLLTRLQETFLNLVENLKQKA; encoded by the coding sequence TTGATAGACGAAATTTTTAGAGAATACGATATACGAGGCATTTACGAGCGCGATCTAAACGAAACGAGCGTCAAAGCGATCGGGTTAAATTTGGGTCGAGAGATGCTACGCCGAGGTGCAAAAAACGTTAGCGTAGGATTTGACGCTAGGCTAAGCGCGGGTGAGGTTTTCGGCTGGCTAGTTAGCGGGCTAAATTTGACTGGGATCAAGGTCTATGATATCGGCTTGCTACCGACGCCGGTCGGGTATTTTAGCGTGTTTTCGGACAAATTTGACGCAAATATAATGATAACCGGTTCTCATAATCCAAAAGAATACAACGGCTTTAAAATCACGATTTTTAAGGATAGCTATTTCGGTGAGGATTTGCAAAAGCTAAAAACCGCCGTACTAGCGGACATCACGGCAAAAACGCAAATCCCGAATGATCTGAGGGCTGAGAAATTCGATATCGCGACGCCTTATAAAAATTTTCTCATAGAGCAGTTTGGACATCTAAAAAATCTACCGCTAAAAATCGTCATCGACTGCGCAAACGGCGCGGTCGGAGCGGTTTTGCCCGAAATTTGTGAGGCGTTAAATTTGAACGCTCAAATTTTATACCCCCAGCCCGACGGAAACTTTCCGAACCATCACCCAGATCCTAGCGAGGAGAAAAATTTAAGCGATCTAAAGGCCGCGCTAAAGGGCGAATTTGACATAGGATTCGGTTTTGACGGCGACGGCGACCGCATCGCGGTTCTAACCAAAAAACGCAACATAAAAGGCGACGAGCTGGCCTATCTATATAGCCTCGCGATGAAAAACCCCAGGGTGCTGGGCGAGGTCAAATGCTCGCAAAATATGTACGACGAGATCGACGCGCACGGCGGCAAAAGCTTCATGGGCAAAACCGGACACAGTAATATCAAAAAGGCGATGAAGGAGCTAAATATCGATATGGCGGCCGAGGTGAGCGGGCATATTTTCTTTAAGGAGCGGTATTTTGGCTTTGACGATGCGACGTATGCGATGTTTCGTGCGCTAGAGCTTGTGGCTAAGGGCTTTAACCTAGACGGCGAGCTTGATAAACTGCCAAAGGTCTTTAGCACCGACGAGATCAAGGTAAAGACGACCGACGCACAGAAATTTAAGCTTGTGGCAAAGCTAAAAGAGGTTTTGGTTGAAATTTACGAAAATGGCGACGCGCAAAAATTGCTAGCAGGCCTAGGTAAAATAGCCGAAATCATCGACATAGACGGTGTTAGAGTGAGGTTCGAGGATGGTAGCTGGGCGCTAGTACGAGCCTCGAATACTACGCCTGTTATCGTTACGAGATTTGAGACCAAGGATCAAAATTTACTGACGCGGCTTCAAGAAACATTTTTAAATTTGGTCGAAAATTTAAAGCAAAAGGCGTAA
- a CDS encoding mannose-1-phosphate guanylyltransferase/mannose-6-phosphate isomerase, protein MTNVILCGGSGTRLWPLSRTLMPKQFIRLFNEKSLFDLTLRRNVYAQKTIIVCNEAHYFLALDECGNKKIDKFILEPFGKNTAAAITFAALCCDEDEILLVTPSDHLIEDETEYKKALLIAQSYANQGFLVTFGIKPNEPNTGYGYIKADKNGDVERFIEKPNLETAAKFIKEGGYYFNSGMFCFKAGVFLSEMKKYAPSIVKDVTAAIEGSANEPNLLKISPNFMDKIEDISIDYALMQKSLNIKMVPLDAGWSDMGSFDELSKKIKNEGESLQIGASENFILTKKPTALVDVQNLLVVDTKDALLIAKKGSSQKVKEVYKHFSNSLPEICETHTSVYRPWGSYEVLGEGSGYKMKKIVVKPGKRLSLQKHFKRNEHWVVVEGEALVTIDGNEAPLKQNESIYIKSGQIHRLENTANSDLIVIEVQTGEYLGEDDIVRISDDYDRK, encoded by the coding sequence ATGACAAACGTTATACTTTGCGGAGGTTCGGGCACGAGGCTTTGGCCGTTATCGCGAACACTGATGCCAAAGCAATTCATTAGGCTTTTTAACGAAAAATCGCTCTTTGACCTTACGCTTAGACGCAACGTGTACGCGCAAAAAACGATCATCGTTTGCAACGAGGCGCACTACTTTTTAGCGCTTGACGAGTGCGGAAATAAAAAAATAGACAAATTTATCCTTGAGCCATTTGGTAAAAACACTGCCGCGGCGATCACCTTTGCTGCGCTTTGCTGCGATGAGGATGAAATTTTACTCGTTACACCGAGCGATCATTTAATCGAGGATGAGACTGAATACAAAAAGGCACTTTTGATCGCGCAAAGCTATGCAAATCAGGGTTTTTTGGTGACGTTTGGCATAAAACCTAACGAACCAAACACGGGCTACGGCTACATCAAGGCCGATAAAAATGGCGACGTAGAGCGATTTATCGAAAAGCCCAACCTTGAAACCGCGGCGAAATTTATAAAAGAGGGCGGGTATTATTTTAACAGCGGTATGTTTTGCTTTAAGGCTGGCGTATTTTTAAGCGAGATGAAAAAATACGCGCCAAGTATCGTAAAAGACGTGACGGCGGCGATAGAGGGCTCGGCGAACGAACCGAATTTGCTAAAAATAAGTCCGAATTTTATGGATAAGATCGAAGATATCAGCATCGACTATGCGCTAATGCAAAAAAGCTTAAATATCAAAATGGTGCCGCTGGATGCGGGCTGGAGCGATATGGGCAGCTTTGATGAGCTGAGTAAAAAGATAAAAAACGAGGGCGAGTCGCTGCAAATTGGTGCGAGCGAAAATTTCATCCTAACTAAAAAACCGACCGCACTAGTAGATGTGCAAAATTTGCTCGTAGTAGACACTAAAGACGCGCTTTTGATCGCTAAAAAAGGCAGTTCGCAAAAGGTAAAAGAGGTTTATAAGCACTTTTCAAATTCATTGCCTGAAATTTGCGAAACGCACACAAGCGTGTACCGTCCGTGGGGTAGCTATGAGGTGCTAGGCGAGGGCAGCGGCTACAAGATGAAAAAGATCGTGGTTAAGCCCGGCAAAAGACTGAGCTTGCAAAAGCATTTTAAAAGAAACGAACACTGGGTCGTCGTCGAGGGCGAGGCGCTAGTAACGATAGACGGTAACGAAGCACCACTAAAACAAAACGAGTCGATATATATAAAAAGCGGGCAGATTCACCGACTGGAAAATACGGCAAACTCCGATCTCATCGTCATAGAAGTACAAACGGGCGAGTATCTGGGCGAGGACGATATAGTTCGTATCAGCGACGACTACGATAGAAAGTAG
- a CDS encoding glycosyltransferase family 4 protein, whose amino-acid sequence MKKALVCDWLETYAGAERCVQSFTDIWDDFEIFSLVDYLKFDDRQKILNGKFARTSFIQNLPFAKSKFRSYLPLFPLAIEQFDLSEFDVVLSSSHAVAKGALTHSNQLHISYIHTPMRYAWDMYFDYLRQNGLERGLKAVLARYILHKIRLWDIAAANRADVYVANSNFIARRIRKIYGKDAAVIYPPVDTANFKLNENKEDFYVTVSRMVPYKKIDLIVRAFNESGKKLVVVGDGEQMNEIRNIAKSNIEILGFRGARETAELMGKAKAFVFAAVEDFGIAPVEAQACGTPVICLGKGGAKESVIDGVTGVYFSEQSEDSLNEAVVKFEKIRDKFDPQAIRQNALKFSKERFEREIKGLVESSYERFLEGVL is encoded by the coding sequence ATGAAAAAAGCTCTGGTTTGCGACTGGCTAGAAACCTATGCCGGAGCCGAGCGTTGCGTGCAGAGTTTTACGGATATTTGGGACGATTTTGAGATTTTTAGCCTTGTTGATTACCTTAAATTTGACGATAGGCAAAAGATTTTAAATGGCAAATTCGCTCGAACTAGTTTTATTCAAAATTTACCGTTTGCAAAGAGCAAATTTAGGAGCTATCTGCCGCTTTTTCCGCTAGCGATAGAGCAGTTTGATCTGAGCGAATTTGACGTCGTGCTGTCTAGTTCGCACGCCGTAGCAAAGGGCGCTCTGACGCATTCAAACCAGCTTCATATAAGCTATATACACACTCCGATGCGATATGCTTGGGATATGTATTTTGACTATTTGCGTCAAAATGGACTAGAACGCGGACTAAAAGCGGTGCTGGCTAGGTATATTTTACATAAAATTCGCCTGTGGGATATCGCCGCGGCAAACAGAGCTGACGTTTACGTCGCAAATTCAAATTTTATTGCGCGTCGCATACGTAAAATTTACGGCAAAGATGCCGCCGTGATCTACCCGCCCGTAGATACCGCAAATTTTAAATTAAACGAAAATAAAGAGGACTTTTACGTCACGGTTTCAAGGATGGTGCCTTATAAAAAGATCGATTTAATCGTACGCGCCTTTAACGAAAGCGGCAAAAAGCTAGTCGTCGTGGGTGACGGCGAGCAGATGAATGAAATCAGAAATATCGCCAAAAGTAATATTGAAATTTTAGGCTTCAGGGGTGCGCGCGAGACTGCGGAGCTGATGGGTAAGGCAAAAGCCTTCGTATTTGCTGCCGTAGAGGATTTTGGTATAGCGCCCGTGGAAGCTCAGGCCTGCGGTACGCCCGTCATCTGCCTAGGTAAAGGCGGTGCGAAAGAGAGCGTGATAGACGGCGTCACGGGCGTTTATTTTAGCGAGCAAAGCGAAGATAGCCTAAACGAAGCGGTTGTAAAATTTGAAAAAATAAGAGACAAATTTGATCCGCAAGCGATCAGGCAAAATGCGCTAAAATTTTCAAAAGAGCGCTTTGAGCGAGAGATAAAGGGGCTCGTGGAGAGTAGTTACGAGAGATTTTTAGAGGGCGTGCTATGA
- a CDS encoding sugar transferase, whose product MSLRSKILLKAVIDYVVVVATAPIWLAVVTVIAAVIKINEPGESIFFKQKRIGRFGKPFSCYKFRSMHKNWRKILDEYLAQNPAEAEHFAKFHKYEFDPRITKVGGFIRRTSLDELPQLFNVLRLEMSLVGPRPYMFYEKRQIGKSLGKITRVRPGLTGLWQVSGRNEISFDERVKMECAYVDNLSIFRDFLILVRTIFVVLK is encoded by the coding sequence ATGAGTCTGCGCTCTAAAATTTTGCTAAAAGCCGTGATCGATTACGTCGTCGTTGTCGCTACTGCGCCGATTTGGCTTGCGGTCGTCACCGTCATAGCCGCAGTCATAAAGATAAACGAGCCCGGCGAGAGCATCTTTTTCAAACAAAAGCGAATAGGGCGCTTCGGCAAGCCGTTTAGCTGCTATAAATTTAGATCGATGCATAAAAATTGGCGTAAAATTTTGGACGAGTATCTTGCGCAAAATCCCGCAGAGGCCGAGCATTTTGCCAAATTTCACAAATACGAATTTGATCCGCGCATAACAAAAGTCGGCGGATTTATCAGGCGTACTTCGCTTGATGAGCTACCGCAGCTTTTTAACGTTCTTAGACTTGAAATGAGCCTGGTCGGACCGCGTCCGTATATGTTTTACGAAAAAAGACAAATCGGCAAAAGCTTAGGCAAGATAACGAGGGTCAGGCCGGGGCTTACCGGACTTTGGCAGGTGAGCGGCAGGAATGAAATTTCATTTGACGAGCGAGTAAAAATGGAGTGCGCATATGTCGATAATCTTTCGATTTTTAGGGATTTTTTGATACTTGTTCGTACGATTTTCGTGGTTTTAAAATAA
- a CDS encoding acyltransferase family protein — MFGYIRFILAYFVLLSHVGIGLAGKNIGVFAVVIFYILAGLVTSKVFIKIAPKNAQISYFIKDRFLRIYPAFFFAFALTVLFFCATSYLRPHFNAKNLLLNALIAPLNYFFWLDVSVIDAPVGLNFIIPPAWSLGAELQAYALLVLAIKFRRLGYALATGSLGVYAAANLGFINADIYGYRLVCGVFFMFYTGFLIYQKEFGKLAVFYVAVAALAGYLFYSREFSAFGVETVTGYLVGAAVVLAHERFKFKLKFNDIAGSLSYAIFISHFLFIWLSEFWLGGINLAFVTAGSVVFGFVNFYFIERKINKIRFKKQ, encoded by the coding sequence ATGTTTGGTTATATTAGGTTTATCTTAGCGTATTTCGTGCTACTATCGCACGTCGGTATAGGACTGGCGGGCAAAAACATCGGCGTCTTTGCAGTCGTGATTTTTTATATCCTAGCAGGACTCGTCACATCAAAGGTCTTTATCAAAATCGCACCGAAAAACGCACAAATAAGCTACTTCATAAAAGATAGATTTTTACGCATTTATCCCGCGTTTTTCTTTGCGTTTGCGCTGACGGTGCTATTTTTTTGCGCGACGTCGTATCTGCGGCCGCATTTTAATGCAAAAAACTTGCTCCTGAATGCGCTTATCGCGCCTCTAAACTACTTTTTTTGGCTTGATGTTTCCGTCATAGACGCGCCCGTGGGGCTAAATTTCATCATACCTCCCGCATGGTCGCTAGGAGCCGAGCTTCAGGCCTATGCCCTGCTCGTGCTAGCGATCAAATTTAGACGGCTAGGCTACGCGCTAGCTACCGGCTCGCTAGGCGTTTATGCAGCGGCGAATTTGGGCTTTATAAATGCCGATATCTACGGATATAGGCTTGTTTGCGGCGTATTTTTTATGTTTTACACGGGATTTTTGATCTATCAAAAAGAGTTTGGCAAGCTCGCCGTTTTTTACGTGGCGGTAGCGGCGCTGGCAGGCTATCTTTTTTACTCGCGCGAATTTAGCGCCTTTGGCGTAGAGACGGTGACCGGCTATCTAGTCGGAGCTGCGGTCGTACTAGCGCATGAGAGGTTTAAATTTAAGCTTAAATTTAACGATATCGCAGGCTCGCTTTCATACGCGATTTTTATCAGTCATTTTCTTTTTATTTGGCTTAGTGAATTTTGGCTAGGAGGCATAAATTTAGCCTTCGTGACGGCTGGTTCGGTCGTGTTTGGATTCGTAAATTTTTATTTTATCGAGAGAAAAATAAATAAAATAAGATTTAAAAAGCAATAA